A genomic region of Micromonospora sp. NBC_01796 contains the following coding sequences:
- a CDS encoding HPF/RaiA family ribosome-associated protein: MSTQASPATVDDCLRVGTGFSQGDRNWIVEQFATLDARLASFAVDRTELEVSVKDRAARGQKVTLECWVAGRQKIVTTSSEEDLHAALNDVRDDLRRRLNDAKTRQEPRHNRHLRETPEPDPAILDEEPLTGDEPADQPAPANRDA, encoded by the coding sequence ATGAGCACCCAGGCAAGCCCGGCGACCGTCGACGACTGCCTGCGCGTCGGAACCGGCTTCTCCCAGGGGGACAGGAACTGGATCGTCGAACAGTTCGCCACCCTGGACGCGCGGCTGGCCTCGTTCGCCGTCGACCGGACCGAACTCGAGGTGTCGGTGAAGGACCGGGCCGCCCGGGGGCAGAAGGTCACCCTGGAGTGCTGGGTCGCCGGTCGGCAGAAGATCGTCACCACCTCCTCGGAGGAGGACCTGCACGCCGCGCTCAACGACGTACGGGACGACCTGCGACGGCGGCTCAACGACGCGAAGACGCGCCAGGAGCCCCGCCACAACCGCCACCTGCGGGAGACCCCCGAGCCGGACCCGGCCATCCTCGACGAGGAACCGCTCACCGGGGACGAGCCGGCCGACCAGCCGGCCCCGGCAAACCGCGACGCCTAG